A single region of the Gasterosteus aculeatus chromosome 1, fGasAcu3.hap1.1, whole genome shotgun sequence genome encodes:
- the LOC120826120 gene encoding zona pellucida sperm-binding protein 3 yields the protein MGSRHLLVFVLACVSCSDSYVLGVREPNYWQVEDDPAAEPEKSHSWESTRRADVLQPSVDQLSWRYPQDPVDIVKETPVDFELAQPVKVELPQPATVERVAVRCGESRIQVEVSQDLLGSGELINPEDITLGGCPATEVDSWSNVLVFDYELHNCGSTRVMTGDTLVYAFTLVYNPDVSGGVRITRSQSMEIGVECHYQR from the exons ATGGGGTCCAGGCAtcttcttgtgtttgtgcttgcGTGTGTCAGCTGTAGTGATTCCTACGTCCTTGGCGTGAGAGAGCCTAACTACTGGCAGGTTGAGGATGACCCAGCAGCAGAACCTGAGAAATCCCACTCCTGGGAGTCTACTCGACGAGCTGACGTGCTCCAACCATCAGTCGACCAACTGTCCTGGAGGTATCCACAAGATCCAGTGGATATAGTGAAGGAGACCCCTGTCGACTTTGAACTGGCACAACCAGTGAAGGTTGAACTGCCGCAACCAGCGACGGTTGAACGTGTTGCCGTGAGGTGTGGGGAAAGCAGGATCCAGGTAGAAGTGAGCCAGGACTTGCTAGGTTCCGGTGAGCTGATAAACCCAGAGGATATCACCCTTGGTGGTTGTCCAGCCACTGAGGTCGACAGCTGGTCTAATGTGCTGGTCTTTGACTATGAGCTGCACAACTGTGGCAGTACGCGAGTG ATGACCGGGGACACCTTAGTTTACGCTTTTACTCTGGTCTACAACCCCGACGTGTCCGGCGGAGTTCGCATCACAAGGAGCCAGAGTATGGAAATTGGAGTGGAGTGCCACTACCAGAGATGA
- the LOC120823118 gene encoding zona pellucida sperm-binding protein 3 has protein sequence MGSRHLLVFVLACVSCSDSYVLGVREPNYWQVEDDPAAEPEKSHSWESTRRADVLQPSVDQLSWRYPQDPVDIVKETPVDFELAQPVKVELPQPATVERVAVRCGESRIQVEVSQDLLGSGELINPEDITLGGCPATELDSWSNVLVFDYELHNCGSTRVMTGDTLVYAFTLVYNPDVSGGVRITRSQSMEIGVECHYQR, from the exons ATGGGGTCCAGGCAtcttcttgtgtttgtgcttgcGTGTGTCAGCTGTAGTGATTCCTACGTCCTCGGCGTGAGAGAGCCTAACTACTGGCAGGTTGAGGATGACCCAGCAGCAGAACCTGAGAAATCCCACTCCTGGGAGTCTACTCGACGAGCTGACGTGCTCCAACCATCAGTCGACCAACTGTCCTGGAGGTATCCACAAGATCCAGTGGATATAGTGAAGGAGACCCCTGTCGACTTTGAACTGGCACAACCAGTGAAGGTTGAACTGCCGCAACCAGCGACGGTTGAACGTGTTGCCGTGAGGTGTGGGGAAAGCAGGATCCAGGTGGAAGTGAGCCAGGACTTGCTAGGTTCTGGTGAGCTGATAAACCCAGAGGATATCACCCTTGGTGGTTGTCCAGCCACTGAGCTCGATAGCTGGTCTAATGTGCTGGTCTTTGACTATGAGCTGCACAACTGTGGCAGTACGCGAGTG ATGACCGGGGACACCTTAGTTTACGCTTTTACTCTGGTCTACAACCCCGACGTGTCCGGCGGAGTTCGCATCACAAGGAGCCAGAGTATGGAAATTGGAGTGGAGTGCCACTACCAGAGATGA
- the tpst1 gene encoding protein-tyrosine sulfotransferase 1 isoform X2 has product MIGKLKQNLLVACLVISSVTVFYLGRHAMECHQRIEEHGQLGAILPLSALGGSMRTTLRTGQNLSMPFVYNKDMPLIFIGGVPRSGTTLMRAMLDAHPEVRCGEETRVIPRILAMKQMWSRSGREKMRLDEAGVTDEVLDAAMQAFLLEIIVKHGEPANFLCNKDPFALKSLSYLAKIFPRAKFVLMIRDGRASVHSMISRKVTIAGFDLGSYRDCLTKWNRAIETMYTQCLEAADKCLPMHYEELVLHPEKWMKTLLKFLDVPWNDAVLRHEELIGKAGGVSLSKVERSTDQVIKPVNVEALSKWVGKIPADVVRDMAVIAPMLSRLGYDPHANPPNYGRPDPKVLDNTRRIQKSAERPKPS; this is encoded by the exons ATGATTGGCAAGCTGAAACAGAACTTGCTGGTGGCGTGTCTGGTCATCAGCTCGGTCACGGTCTTCTACCTGGGCCGCCACGCCATGGAGTGCCACCAACGCATCGAAGAGCATGGCCAGTTGGGCGCCATCCTGCCTCTGTCTGCCCTGGGGGGCAGCATGCGGACCACCCTACGGACAGGGCAAAATCTTAGCATGCCCTTCGTTTACAACAAAGACATGCCACTCATCTTCATTGGGGGTGTGCCCCGCAGTGGAACCACGCTAATGCGAGCTATGTTGGATGCCCACCCCGAGGTGCGCTGTGGTGAAGAGACCCGGGTCATCCCTCGTATTCTGGCCATGAAGCAGATGTGGAGCCGCTCGGGCCGGGAGAAGATGCGCCTGGACGAGGCAGGCGTAACGGATGAGGTGCTGGATGCTGCCATGCAGGCCTTCCTCCTGGAAATCATTGTCAAACACGGAGAGCCTGCCAACTTTCTCTGCAACAAGGACCCTTTTGCTTTGAAGTCACTCTCCTACCTGGCCAAAATCTTTCCACGTGCCAAGTTTGTGCTCATGATTCGCGACGGCCGGGCTTCCGTCCATTCCATGATCTCGAGGAAGGTAACAATCGCCGGATTTGACCTGGGCAGCTACCGCGACTGCCTGACCAAGTGGAATCGGGCGATAGAGACTATGTACACTCAGTGCCTGGAGGCAGCTGACAAATGCCTACCTATGCACTATGAAGAGTTGGTCCTTCATCCTGAGAAATGGATGAAGACACTGCTGAAATTCCTTGACGTTCCTTGGAATGATGCAGTCCTCCGCCACGAGGAGCTCATTGGGAAAGCTGGAGGAGTGTCCCTCTCCAA GGTGGAGAGGTCCACAGACCAGGTCATCAAGCCTGTTAATGTAGAGGCATTGTCCAAGTGGGTGGGAAAGATCCCAGCTGATGTAGTGAGGGACATGGCTGTCATCGCCCCCATGCTGTCCAGACTGGGCTATGACCCACATGCCAACCCCCCAAACTATGGCCGGCCTGACCCCAAAGTCCTGGACAACACCAGAAGG
- the tpst1 gene encoding protein-tyrosine sulfotransferase 1 isoform X1 — translation MIGKLKQNLLVACLVISSVTVFYLGRHAMECHQRIEEHGQLGAILPLSALGGSMRTTLRTGQNLSMPFVYNKDMPLIFIGGVPRSGTTLMRAMLDAHPEVRCGEETRVIPRILAMKQMWSRSGREKMRLDEAGVTDEVLDAAMQAFLLEIIVKHGEPANFLCNKDPFALKSLSYLAKIFPRAKFVLMIRDGRASVHSMISRKVTIAGFDLGSYRDCLTKWNRAIETMYTQCLEAADKCLPMHYEELVLHPEKWMKTLLKFLDVPWNDAVLRHEELIGKAGGVSLSKVERSTDQVIKPVNVEALSKWVGKIPADVVRDMAVIAPMLSRLGYDPHANPPNYGRPDPKVLDNTRRVFKGEFQLPDFLKEQSQIQKSAERPKPS, via the exons ATGATTGGCAAGCTGAAACAGAACTTGCTGGTGGCGTGTCTGGTCATCAGCTCGGTCACGGTCTTCTACCTGGGCCGCCACGCCATGGAGTGCCACCAACGCATCGAAGAGCATGGCCAGTTGGGCGCCATCCTGCCTCTGTCTGCCCTGGGGGGCAGCATGCGGACCACCCTACGGACAGGGCAAAATCTTAGCATGCCCTTCGTTTACAACAAAGACATGCCACTCATCTTCATTGGGGGTGTGCCCCGCAGTGGAACCACGCTAATGCGAGCTATGTTGGATGCCCACCCCGAGGTGCGCTGTGGTGAAGAGACCCGGGTCATCCCTCGTATTCTGGCCATGAAGCAGATGTGGAGCCGCTCGGGCCGGGAGAAGATGCGCCTGGACGAGGCAGGCGTAACGGATGAGGTGCTGGATGCTGCCATGCAGGCCTTCCTCCTGGAAATCATTGTCAAACACGGAGAGCCTGCCAACTTTCTCTGCAACAAGGACCCTTTTGCTTTGAAGTCACTCTCCTACCTGGCCAAAATCTTTCCACGTGCCAAGTTTGTGCTCATGATTCGCGACGGCCGGGCTTCCGTCCATTCCATGATCTCGAGGAAGGTAACAATCGCCGGATTTGACCTGGGCAGCTACCGCGACTGCCTGACCAAGTGGAATCGGGCGATAGAGACTATGTACACTCAGTGCCTGGAGGCAGCTGACAAATGCCTACCTATGCACTATGAAGAGTTGGTCCTTCATCCTGAGAAATGGATGAAGACACTGCTGAAATTCCTTGACGTTCCTTGGAATGATGCAGTCCTCCGCCACGAGGAGCTCATTGGGAAAGCTGGAGGAGTGTCCCTCTCCAA GGTGGAGAGGTCCACAGACCAGGTCATCAAGCCTGTTAATGTAGAGGCATTGTCCAAGTGGGTGGGAAAGATCCCAGCTGATGTAGTGAGGGACATGGCTGTCATCGCCCCCATGCTGTCCAGACTGGGCTATGACCCACATGCCAACCCCCCAAACTATGGCCGGCCTGACCCCAAAGTCCTGGACAACACCAGAAGG GTCTTTAAAGGTGAATTTCAGCTACCAGATTTCCTAAAAGAACAATCACAG